The genomic region agagggggaaggacaGCAGGGACCCTCAGAGGCTTCGCTGCTGCCGGGTGAGAGCTCCTGCTCGCCACTGCCTGCGCTGGGCGCCTTTTGCTTCCTTTACCTGCGCTACTTCCTTCGTGCCGTGGGGACTCACCCACCGCGTCGGTGCGCGGGGTGCGTCACTGCCGGGGAAGGGCATTTACACCGGCTCCGCTTTCTTCTGAAAGCAGTAGCAAAAAGCCTATTggctttgcaaggaaaaaacctGCCTATtccttgactatttttttttctttaagaaaatatgaatatttaagGATGTCAGGATAATTTAAGGAATATCTAAGGATAACTTTTCCactgattaacaaaaaaaaataaataaaaggtaatTGCAGCGAAAGGCGAGCCTGTGCGTACTGCGCTCGTGGCTGGGGCTAACACGTCCCGGTGATAACATCCACAGGGAGCGGGGTCCGAAGAGCAGAGCGAACACCCAAGTGTTCTGGGCTGTTACCCTTTATTTGCCGTCTCTGCAAGACttgggattttcttttcctctttgcaggGCTGGAAAATGCCTCCTTGCTCATGGGAAGCAGGATCTCAAGGAAGCTGTCAGTGGGAGCGGGACTGAGGACTTCGCGATccgctccccagcagctgccttggGGCTGCGTCGGCGTTTCTTAGCAGCGAAAGATAAGGCGGATGTACAAAGTGCTGAATTTCTGCCCGTACGACACAGAGTCCCTCGAGGAGAGGCACCTTCAGCATGGCCCATAAAACCCAAGCTGGTGGAACTGAGAGAAAGGGGTCGCTTTCCTCCATCCTCTACTGTAAGAGTGATTTGAAGGAAGGATCCCTGCAGTGGGTGAAAGGTAAGCGAGATAAGTGACTCGATGATAAGGAGAAAGGCAGTGCTGAGCACAGTGTCCTCAAAATAtcagaagacagatttttttcaaatatgcttATTGACAGCATCTCGTTTGCAAAAGTAACTAAACATTATGGATATTCCAGCATtttggggaggggatggagaCACTTTGACTTTTTTGGAAAGCCTGATACATAGGAATGAATGGACATCCACCTATTGAAAACCAGGACCCTGGAAGTCCTCTTCTCTTGGCCTTCAAAAATCAAGAAATCTCTGGGAAAATCCTTGACCTGTGCTTTCCAAGCAGGGGCTCCCTTCCCTGATAACAATTTGCCCcctctctgcagcgctgctccCGAAACGGCCTGAGGTGCTGTGCAGAGACGGAAGGCAGTGCCATGGAGGGCTCCTCTCACCGAGACCTCCACCCACCGTTCAGCAGGGCACCCCTTGTTGCTTGCTCAGTCTGTGGCACCTCCTTAGAGCTCAGCTTTTGCGGGGGCGAAGCAGCTCCTGTTTCTCCAGCAGAGGTCAAGGAGCCGAGCCTCTGTGCACATCTCGGGTGTCTCAGCCTGGCGCCCAACTCGCCAGACTTTGTGCTGAGCAACTTGACCAAAgccatggagaacaggagagccGAGTCCAAGGCTTTATTTGTCTTTATTCTTGCTTTATATTCACCGCCTCCGCTGCTCTGCGTCAGGAGGAGATAAACCTCAGCAAACAAACAGGCCCTTGTTATCCTGGAGGTTTCAGATGCATCTGCGCTTCCCTTTTTGACTTGATGTGGTCATGCCCTGTCATAATGTAATTGCCGTGTTTCACTCGGCATCTCCTGTTCCTGAGCAGTGCAGGGATGATGAGGATGGAGGATGtaagggggagagaaggggaaggtgagCGCACGCTGCGTTTCAGCCAGCACAGCAGTCTTGGAGAGCACTGAGTGTCATCTCAGTGAGAtgtccccccccaggggacaccaggcTGACTCCGGATCTGCAAAGGGGAAGCAAAGCCGGGTGAAACGCTTCAGTGAAACAAGATCCCATCTGAATAAGGCACTTCCTTAGACCCGGTCTCTTCCTCCTGACTTAGCACAGCTCGTGGAAACTCTAGATGAACGCCAGACGGGATGCCTGGAGACCACAGCTCTCCTCTGCCACTCCAGGGTTGCGCTGCCTCAGCTCCGAGCAGCCTGCTCCTCAAATCTAGGACAGGATGTCTTCACACTTTCTAGGCTCCTCACTGCAGCTTGGGCCTCTAGATTACATCTCTGATCCCAGCCCCAGCTGAAACTGGGAAGCTGAGAGCCTTGAGCAGGGCCGTGCTGCCCAGGAGCACTGCTGGAGCGGGGACCTGGGCTCTGGAGGAGCGACAGGGCTCGTGCTCCAGTGCAGCCCTGCGACATCCCAGGAAAATGTGATTGTTGGCAAGCACTTTAACATGATTGCTCAATCTTTGTCTTGTGGTGGGTGGGGTGGGTAGGCAATGGAGGATATCTCTAAGAGGCAGGTAGCCTTGGCACCACCGAGCATCTTGAGTCCATTATCCTTTCAGTTAGGGATCAGTGAGGCAAGACATTATCCTGCTGAAGATGAGAACATCGTGTTATCTCTGACTGCTCACTCCTGGAATGTATTTGgagtttccttcctttttgtaggttgtttggttggactcaatgatcttaagggtcctttccaatcatgaagattctgtgaatcTGTAGGTTGTTTCCTTACAGGGGACATCAGGCTGCTTCCAAAGCTCCTTGTGATGTTCTTAAAAATGTCCAAGGGGAGATTCTGGATCCATTTAAATCATGTCTGGGTGATCTGCGCTCCTCAGCTTTCCCTTTGCCATGTGCTTCTTAGCTGCTGGGAGAAAAACCCACGCCAGCGCCGTGCTCATGACTCCTTTGGGCTCTTGCAGAACCGCTCAACGGCCAGGTGCTGATGGTGCTCAGCATGGACAACAACTGCTCAGCCACCTCCTTTGACATGGAGCTTTGTGCAGAGAAACTGAAGTCCCTTGGGGTTCAGGTGAGCTCCTCATGCGTAATCTGCCCTGGGGACCCTGTAGGAGCAAATGCTACCTGGATTAGCGTCGTTTGCATTTGCACCCACATCACAgacaggttttggttttcttttttttggtcttgagtGGCTTGTTTCACCTCAACTTCAGTCTGTTCCCCATGGACTGCAAGTCAACTGTAACGGTCTTGGCTTTAAACCTCCGTGAAGAAACCCATTCAACATAAATTCTAGTGAGTGGCTTGAAAGTCACTCTAATGGGATGGAGCCATCCCTGGGACAATCCGTCTTGTCTTGTCCTTTGTCATAAAAAGGTGGTTTTTCTCTCGTGACTTTCCCTGCACTTTCCAGGGAGATATTACTCACTGCAAATGAGGCAAGAACACAAGATTTTGGTCTGTGACAGCTGTATGGATGAGTTTGGAGGTGTGCTCTGCGGGAGGGTGCTCTGTGACAGAACTTTGAGTTGCAGTGCCAGCCTGGCCCCACGATGCCTGCCCAAGCCAGTTCTGATGGGACTCGGAGCCCGAAACTGGAGGGTGGCCCCAGTTTGCTGTTTTCTCCCTGAGCAGGTGCCAGCGGAGCAGTGGAGAAGGTTGATCCAGGATGCTGTCCTGAAGCCTGAAGTGAGACGGTACATGTTCTACAACTCCAGGGTGTTCCAGATAGCCATTGCCGTGGTAAGGATGGCGGGGTCTCTCCCAGGCGTCTCGTAGACATGCACTTGCCAAGATGCATTGAGGCTTACACCTGGGGTTCTTGTgcccaaggagggagagaggtttGGATGGGGAAGAGACAATGGTTTTCACACGTCCCAGTGGGCTTAAGGCTCCTTTGGAAATCCAAGTTCACAGACTGGAGGGCAAGGCACCTTCTCCAACCCCTTGCTGGTACTCTCACAGAAGTGGGCTGTACTTTGCTGTAAAACCAGCACATGCTAcatcaagctgcttttttttttttttttaaaaatttattttaaaattctgtagatATTCTGGTCCTGATGCTAATTCAGACAAATGAACCAGTCGACTTTGGTTACTGAGTTGCTTGTCTAGTCTTGTTTGGCTGCTTCTGGTGAGAGGAGCTCCTCCAGAGACCTCAACCATTAGCACCTACTGTAAGGCTGATACTTTGCAGCGTGCTGAGGGCGTGATAAAACCTGACTCcttcattttaattgcatttatttttttagatagCCATTAGACGTGTCTTCTCCTTTCATTAATATCGTAGGAATTCGTGCTCAGTGTTTTGAGGGTTTTGGTGCCTGTTTAGTGCAAACAAGTTGTATTATAGTAAGatcagaatcacaggatggttcgggttggaagggaccttaaagatcatctagttccaacccccctgtcctgggcagggacacctcccactagaccaggttgctcaaagcctcatccagcctggccttcaacacctccagggacagggcattgacaacttccctgggcaacctgttccagtgcctcactatccttacagtaaagaattttttccagatatccaatctaaatctaccctctctcaacttgaggccattaccgcatgtcctatcataacaccCCGTGaccaagagtccctccctgtccttcctgtaggcccccttcagggactggaaggggctctaaggtctccctggagccttctcttctccaggctgaactcccccagccctctcatcatcttcgtggtcctctgctggccccgctccaaaaggtccgtgtccttgtggtgaggactccagagctggacgcagtgctccaggtggggtctcaccagagcagagtagagatgATGCTGTGACACGCTGTGCTGTGCGTGTCATATTTGCTTCTAGGCAACCTCCTGCCCAAGTGCATGCTATCTGAAGCAAAGGCCAAATGAATTCAGTTTTGCCTGTCTTTATGTAAAAGCCAAGTTTGTCAGTCCTTAACATAGTCCTTGAGCCCAGTGCCGGTGTCGACCATTTGAGCGTTATTGTAATTGAGTGGTCTCTGCACCGCCTTGAGTGCTTTGACATAGGAGCTTTCTAAATACAGGGACCATTAGAAGTATTATCAATATGCCTCAGTGAGCGCATTTCTTATCTAAATGGAAAAACTCAGTTGAAATCCTTCCTAGGTATGAATCATCATTAATAATTCACTCTCTGTCTTTGATGACCGCTAATTTTTTATAATATACTAGGACTCACTCAGTCTTTCTAGTCCTTTCTTTCCCCTATTTATTATTGGAAAGAACTTCTGTCCTTTCCCACCCTCTGAAAATCCCGTGTGACTTAATTTATGGTAAGGTATTACCCTGgtagttttcttcttcccttgacttttctcactttcacaGTTTTGCGAGTCTCATCGCCCTCTCTGGGTTTTTATAGGTTTTCTACGTGTCTCTCTGGACAAACATTTACTCCACAGTCCAGCTGTGTTCCTTTGGACGCTACTGGGAGGCCAGCGTGCTGGTGACCCTGGCTGCCGTAGCTGTCACTGTAGTTGTGATACTGGTTATCGATCGTCGCCAGAGGAAGGTAAGAGGAGGCTGCCTGTGTGCGGGCACACAGGGAGCAGGACCCCGTCCCACCAAAGCGCTGGGACCCAGGTCATCTCCAAGATGTGTGTGAAGAACATCGTTATCTGGGGAGGAAGGAATATTTTTACGGCAGAGTTGGAGATCAGGTCCAGGCAAGGGATGTTTTCCAGCCCAGTTAGGTGTCGTAATGCCTAAAAAGTAGGTGGTGGAGCCCAGCAGGTGTGCTCAAAGCGCCTGCTGTCGCTGGAGATAAAGGAACCCATTGCAGAGTGTGGTTCATGCTCCCACGGCTGTAGGAAGCCACTGGGCTCACCGGCAGAGccggctcctgccctgctcctgacAACGGTCCTTGCAGTCTCGGCTGTGTGCAGCCATTAAACACCATCAGTTAATTCTGTCGCTGTGGTGCTCTGGGCCTTGCAACAGGTCCAGAACAAAAAGGCAGTTCCTAACCCAGAGAAGCTGCAATAAAATTGTAAAACCGAGGCAAACTGGATAGCAGAAGGGAACATGGAGATGACGGTAACGTGAGAGGCCACCAGCCTGCAGCATCCACTGCTTGGCTGGTGTCCGCTTTTGTCTGTAGGAATCACAGGAGTATGGAAATCTCTAAGGAGAGATCCAAAGAATAGCATTAGAAAGGCTTGATTCAAAATCCAGAGGGCTCTTTGCACTGATTTCAATGGATTTTGGGGCAAGCCTCTAACGACA from Chroicocephalus ridibundus chromosome 15, bChrRid1.1, whole genome shotgun sequence harbors:
- the TMEM268 gene encoding transmembrane protein 268 isoform X2; the encoded protein is MAHKTQAGGTERKGSLSSILYCKSDLKEGSLQWVKEPLNGQVLMVLSMDNNCSATSFDMELCAEKLKSLGVQVPAEQWRRLIQDAVLKPEVRRYMFYNSRVFQIAIAVVFYVSLWTNIYSTVQLCSFGRYWEASVLVTLAAVAVTVVVILVIDRRQRKINMNTDVRLAAVNEIFIKHSLILGITDALDGPHNILQLWFVRFSPERCLQSLSAHIADLQRTRESGLRHSLDQLCVVMEAVVQPNPGTEEEASREESPLLSSGGNLNKQPVTCNELLRLVPEGPPEQEHLEAWRSAHTFSSSDTAEQLMLTEQRVLNP